A region from the Desulfobotulus mexicanus genome encodes:
- a CDS encoding cytochrome C assembly family protein, protein MSIPVVLYTLSTFGYLIFILQRNEGWQRWGFVLLCAGFLSHGAVLGWKWYEKGFLPIYDLSGNLSFCAFIFAGVFIALRHRYHVKILGIFVASVTMGLSLAAWLVPSAYVMPEEAYVSPWVIIHVAASFAGNAAFTLAFAVGVLYLLLERRIKEKRKDIFFRRLPSLELLDKTGHACIVAGFSFITLGLATGVLYARSVWGHFWSWDPKEVWSLVVWLVYAALLHGRLSSEWRGRKAAKMAIFGFLLVLFTFLGVNFLFTGHHEGFTRIGS, encoded by the coding sequence ATGAGTATTCCTGTTGTCCTTTATACCCTGAGCACCTTCGGATATCTGATTTTCATACTGCAAAGAAATGAAGGCTGGCAGCGATGGGGCTTTGTGCTCTTATGCGCGGGCTTTCTCTCCCATGGAGCGGTGCTGGGATGGAAATGGTATGAGAAAGGCTTTCTGCCCATCTATGATCTTTCCGGCAACCTGTCTTTTTGCGCCTTTATTTTTGCAGGGGTTTTTATTGCTTTAAGACACCGCTATCACGTGAAAATACTGGGTATTTTTGTTGCCAGTGTAACCATGGGGCTGAGTCTGGCGGCATGGCTTGTGCCTTCTGCCTATGTTATGCCGGAAGAGGCCTATGTCAGTCCATGGGTGATTATACATGTGGCGGCCAGTTTTGCAGGCAATGCCGCCTTTACTCTGGCTTTTGCCGTGGGGGTTCTGTATCTGCTTCTGGAGCGGCGGATCAAGGAAAAGCGCAAAGATATTTTTTTCAGGCGTCTGCCATCCCTTGAACTGCTGGATAAAACAGGTCATGCCTGCATTGTTGCGGGTTTTTCCTTCATCACTCTGGGGCTTGCAACGGGTGTACTTTATGCCCGAAGCGTATGGGGTCATTTCTGGAGCTGGGATCCCAAAGAAGTCTGGTCCCTTGTGGTCTGGCTGGTTTATGCGGCTCTCCTCCATGGTCGTCTGTCTTCGGAGTGGCGGGGTCGGAAAGCCGCTAAAATGGCCATATTTGGTTTTCTTCTGGTACTTTTCACCTTTCTGGGGGTGAATTTTCTTTTTACGGGACACCATGAAGGTTTTACCCGCATAGGGTCATAG